A window of the Euzebyales bacterium genome harbors these coding sequences:
- a CDS encoding TrkA family potassium uptake protein produces the protein MTTNQYLIIGAGRFGAAMAETLSNLGHEVVVVDNDEQAIDAVVDKVTHAVILDATNEDALAKLGIAEFDTVVVAIGQNLQASILATVAAKGVGARHLISKADTALTARVLASVGADEVVRPEHDMGMRLARQLATPGIIHAFELGQDHRVAEVEIITQELQGSLADLSLPRRFGVQVIAVRRDGGLAVNPDADYELLTGDRLVVVSGHDDFDRFHAHVSKRQT, from the coding sequence ATGACCACCAACCAGTACCTCATCATCGGCGCCGGCCGGTTCGGCGCCGCGATGGCAGAGACGCTGTCGAACCTCGGCCACGAGGTGGTGGTCGTCGACAACGACGAGCAGGCGATCGACGCCGTCGTCGACAAGGTCACACACGCGGTGATCCTCGACGCCACCAACGAGGATGCGCTGGCCAAGCTCGGCATCGCCGAGTTCGACACCGTCGTCGTGGCCATCGGGCAGAACCTGCAGGCCAGCATCCTGGCGACCGTGGCCGCCAAGGGCGTCGGTGCGCGCCACCTGATCAGCAAGGCCGACACCGCGCTCACCGCGCGGGTGCTGGCCAGCGTCGGTGCCGACGAGGTCGTCAGACCGGAGCACGACATGGGCATGCGACTGGCACGCCAGCTCGCGACGCCGGGCATCATCCACGCCTTCGAGCTGGGGCAGGACCACCGGGTCGCCGAGGTCGAGATCATCACGCAGGAGCTGCAGGGCAGCCTCGCGGACCTCTCGCTGCCTCGCCGCTTCGGCGTGCAGGTGATCGCAGTGCGCCGCGATGGCGGCCTCGCTGTCAATCCCGATGCCGACTACGAGCTGCTCACCGGAGATCGCCTCGTGGTCGTCAGCGGTCACGACGACTTCGACCGGTTCCACGCCCACGTGTCGAAGCGGCAGACGTGA
- a CDS encoding YihY/virulence factor BrkB family protein produces MSGRVDAWTARQGLRLRGYNPWEILVDALRAGLQHRITGLAAEMAFFASLALVPFTVAFGGVLGYIEPWAGPESVEQTERVVTEVMTIILGPDLVVDVAAPYVQAQLEQARGGLAIGGLVAGLWLASRVFLPAVLALDLAYDAIGARTVLKRRAIAVVLALSSLVVITVQVMLLVFGPLLGGARELAEQFDLSSTFTVLWGVFRWPVLGAVLAVFLLVVYRFVPARRLGWRHSLPGAVVAVLAWLVAAAGFRAYLAAGINPGQGLELSTDALTSVGRALGALVATVLWVFLSSVAVLFGGEINAAIDRRRRART; encoded by the coding sequence ATGAGCGGTCGTGTCGATGCCTGGACCGCACGGCAGGGACTGCGGCTGCGCGGCTACAACCCGTGGGAGATCCTGGTCGACGCGCTGCGCGCAGGATTGCAGCACCGGATCACCGGGCTGGCGGCCGAGATGGCGTTCTTCGCATCGCTGGCGTTGGTCCCGTTCACGGTGGCGTTCGGCGGCGTGCTCGGCTACATCGAGCCGTGGGCGGGACCCGAAAGCGTCGAGCAGACCGAGCGGGTGGTCACCGAGGTGATGACGATCATCCTCGGCCCCGACCTGGTCGTCGACGTCGCCGCTCCGTACGTGCAGGCCCAGCTCGAGCAGGCGCGCGGTGGTCTGGCGATCGGGGGTCTCGTGGCCGGGCTGTGGCTGGCCAGCCGCGTGTTCCTGCCCGCTGTGCTGGCGCTCGATCTGGCCTACGACGCCATCGGCGCGCGGACGGTCCTCAAGCGTCGGGCGATCGCGGTGGTGCTCGCGCTGAGTTCGCTGGTGGTCATCACCGTGCAGGTGATGCTGCTGGTGTTCGGACCATTGCTGGGCGGCGCACGGGAGCTGGCGGAGCAGTTCGACCTGAGCTCGACGTTCACGGTGCTGTGGGGCGTGTTCCGCTGGCCGGTGCTCGGCGCGGTGCTCGCGGTCTTCCTGCTGGTCGTCTACCGCTTCGTGCCCGCACGGCGCCTGGGGTGGCGCCACTCGCTGCCAGGCGCGGTCGTCGCCGTGCTCGCGTGGTTGGTGGCTGCCGCCGGCTTCCGCGCCTACCTGGCCGCCGGCATCAACCCGGGGCAGGGTCTGGAGCTGTCGACGGACGCACTGACCTCGGTCGGTCGCGCGCTGGGCGCCCTGGTCGCGACCGTCCTGTGGGTGTTCCTGTCCAGCGTCGCGGTGCTGTTCGGCGGCGAGATCAACGCCGCCATCGACCGCCGGCGGCGTGCGCGCACCTGA
- a CDS encoding cation diffusion facilitator family transporter, which produces MMLICADTKIREAMNNSGRGPGAVAGERGRHDGETPHGVGGNGDHVGHDAHDNGHDTGVRARLLELVRPHSHDPAAATDSALEASTEGIRAVKLSLLGLGATALAQLAIYAVSGSVALLADTVHNFSDALTAIPLWIAFRVSRRAGSDRFTYGYGRAEDLAGLFIVAMIALSAVVAAWEAVDRLLEPRPVAHVWWVAAAGVVGALGNEAVARYRIRVGRRIGSAALVADGLHARTDSLTSGAVAGGALGVGLGFPIADPVVGLGIATMILVVLRQAARDVFGRLMDSVDPALTRRVRDVAAGVDGVRSVDASRVRWIGNRLRAELDVRCDGDATLAVAHDVATTVEHALVHHVPRLRWATVHVGPTGDGHHDAIAHHDR; this is translated from the coding sequence ATGATGCTTATCTGCGCGGATACGAAGATAAGAGAGGCGATGAACAACTCGGGACGCGGACCCGGTGCTGTGGCGGGGGAACGCGGTCGGCACGACGGTGAGACCCCGCATGGTGTCGGCGGAAACGGTGATCACGTCGGCCATGACGCCCACGACAACGGGCACGACACGGGCGTGCGTGCGCGCCTGCTTGAGCTGGTCCGCCCACACAGCCACGATCCGGCCGCCGCGACCGACAGCGCGCTCGAGGCAAGCACGGAGGGCATCCGCGCGGTCAAGCTCTCGCTGCTCGGCCTCGGAGCGACGGCGCTCGCGCAACTGGCCATCTATGCCGTGAGCGGCTCGGTTGCGCTGCTGGCTGACACGGTCCACAACTTCTCGGACGCGCTGACGGCCATCCCGCTGTGGATCGCGTTCCGTGTCAGCCGCCGCGCCGGCAGCGACCGCTTCACCTACGGCTACGGCCGCGCCGAGGACCTCGCAGGCCTGTTCATCGTCGCCATGATCGCGCTGTCGGCGGTGGTGGCCGCGTGGGAGGCCGTCGATCGTCTGCTCGAGCCGCGCCCCGTCGCGCACGTGTGGTGGGTGGCCGCCGCCGGAGTGGTCGGTGCGCTCGGCAACGAGGCCGTCGCGCGCTACCGCATCCGCGTCGGCCGCCGCATCGGCTCGGCCGCACTGGTCGCCGACGGCCTGCACGCCCGGACCGACAGCCTGACGTCGGGTGCCGTGGCGGGCGGCGCGCTGGGGGTCGGACTCGGCTTCCCGATCGCCGACCCCGTGGTCGGCCTGGGCATCGCGACCATGATCCTGGTCGTGCTCCGGCAGGCGGCGCGTGACGTCTTCGGCCGGCTGATGGACAGCGTCGATCCGGCGTTGACCCGACGCGTCCGTGATGTGGCGGCGGGCGTCGACGGCGTGCGGTCGGTCGACGCATCGCGCGTGCGGTGGATCGGCAACCGCCTGCGCGCCGAGCTCGACGTGCGGTGTGACGGGGATGCCACGCTGGCGGTCGCGCACGATGTGGCGACCACGGTCGAGCACGCCCTCGTCCACCACGTGCCCCGGCTGCGGTGGGCCACCGTGCACGTCGGGCCGACCGGCGACGGTCACCACGACGCGATCGCGCACCACGACCGGTGA
- a CDS encoding metalloregulator ArsR/SmtB family transcription factor, which produces MTTPPDHVHAFAYPADDAVDIAAETFRMLGDPTRIRIVLRLLEAGELSVNALADAVGRTPSAISQHLAKLRLARLVATRRDGTTVHYRIDNVHLRQLVEDALFHTDHVERGLGDHPPTR; this is translated from the coding sequence GTGACGACGCCGCCCGACCACGTGCACGCGTTCGCCTATCCGGCGGACGACGCCGTCGACATCGCGGCCGAGACGTTCCGGATGCTCGGCGATCCGACCCGCATCCGCATCGTGCTGCGCCTGCTGGAGGCCGGCGAGCTGTCGGTCAACGCGCTGGCCGACGCGGTCGGCCGCACGCCCAGCGCGATCTCCCAGCACCTCGCCAAGCTGCGACTCGCCCGTCTGGTGGCCACGCGTCGCGACGGCACGACCGTGCACTACCGCATCGACAACGTGCACCTGCGGCAGCTCGTCGAGGACGCGTTGTTCCACACCGACCACGTCGAGCGCGGTCTGGGCGACCATCCTCCGACGCGCTGA